A stretch of the Argentina anserina chromosome 6, drPotAnse1.1, whole genome shotgun sequence genome encodes the following:
- the LOC126797067 gene encoding uncharacterized protein LOC126797067 encodes MDLVCELSKKIIKPEDPEFNGVAPEIMRDRRYYPYFKDCIGAIDGVHIPASICDDEKTPYINRKGFPSQNVMAVCNFDMQFIFVCAGWEGSAHDTRVLQSILRNPNMNFPHPPPCNIFNFSQNFHFNSCFK; translated from the exons ATGGATCTAGTGTGTGAGCtaagtaaaaaaataattaagccAGAGGATCCTGAGTTCAATGGTGTTGCACCGGAGATAATGAGGGATAGAAGATATTATCCATATTTTAAG GATTGCATTGGGGCTATTGATGGAGTGCATATTCCTGCTTCAATTTGCGATGACGAAAAAACTCCATACATTAATAGGAAAGGATTTCCATCACAAAATGTTATGGCGGTATGCAATTTTGATATGCAATTTATCTTTGTATGTGCGGGTTGGGAAGGGTCAGCTCATGATACAAGAGTATTACAATCGATTCTTCGAAATCCTAATATGAACTTTCCTCATCCTCCACCATgcaatatatttaattttagtcaaaattttcattttaattcaTGTTTCAAATGA